A stretch of the Plodia interpunctella isolate USDA-ARS_2022_Savannah chromosome Z, ilPloInte3.2, whole genome shotgun sequence genome encodes the following:
- the LOC128682807 gene encoding tetratricopeptide repeat protein 39B-like — protein MALRQETVTAITPTLHEKYRGEGVPPLATEDFDDVDEFEDAAEEHTVYTMDLSTALEECEVAIRKFFSNDLIGAMNIMKPWCQSSLYHSLGTAIFEFIPAMLTFDHAQINRALAALKICISICNQQRRNYTLVESLGTIIKKTDYSMYTDNEAHAELCYAEALLLQAAMTIMEGEDLTGLIKGTIKVKSCYNSYKDCAKILEKKQWNSEEAKVHFHSGVRLGTATFNVMISLLPPKIISLLEFVGFSGNKTLGLAELEAGSRSAGIRSVLCDLTLLGYHLVICHFIGAPGDLHVCDEILHKELKIYPESVWFLVFKGRQELLRGLFRPAIETYNRAIVSQDTWCQFRHVCYWEIMWVNGLMMEWREAAVYAHKLIEDSSWSRTIYSYTKAAMLLQLGERLTAAERLQCQELLRNASYYKQRIAGKSLPMEKFVIRRCARYQAQGGQLVLPAIELLCLWNMFTILAKNKNGAQNVLKLIESSRDRLEAGPQDWMAGYDADNRALLRYLHGCCFAALELPRLALDTLQSVLQLKNDIKEDTFLLPYTLAEMAMCHYHLGDKERAAQMLHDARKKYSGYALESRLHFRLHSKMQIVKGNGFGKGSSSKTVHS, from the exons ATGGCGCTAAGACAAGAGACCGTGACTGCCATAACTCCGACtttacatgaaaaatacaGAGGTGAAGGCGTGCCGCCTTTGGCTACTGAAGATTTCGATGATGTG GATGAATTCGAAGATGCGGCGGAAGAGCACACCGT TTACACAATGGACCTCAGCACAGCGCTGGAAGAATGTGAAGTGGCTATCAGGAAATTTTTCAGCAATGATTTGATCGGTGCTATGAATATTATGAAACCTTG gtGCCAGTCGTCGTTGTACCATAGTCTGGGCACAGCCATCTTTGAGTTCATACCCGCCATGCTGACATTCGACCACGCGCAAATAAATAGAGCGCTGGCGGCCCTCAAAATATGCATTTCAATTTGCAATCAACAACGGAGAAATTATACGCTGGTTGAAAGCCTGGGAACCattataaaaaag ACCGACTACAGCATGTACACAGACAATGAAGCCCATGCGGAGCTGTGCTATGCTGAAGCATTACTGCTGCAGGCGGCCATGACCATAATGGAAGGCGAGGATCTCACGGGACTTATCAAGGGCACCATCAAGGTCAAGAGTTGCTACAACAGCTACAA AGATTGCGCAAAGATTCTCGAGAAAAAGCAATGGAACAGCGAAGAAGCGAAAGTGCATTTTCATAGCGGAGTCCGGCTCGGGACCGCCACCTTCAACGTGATGATCTCGCTACTGCCACCCAAAATTATCAGTCTACTCGAGTTTGTTGGTTTCTCTGGGAACAAG aCGCTCGGTCTTGCAGAACTCGAAGCAGGGTCGCGTTCGGCGGGCATCCGTTCAGTTCTGTGTGACCTCACCCTGCTGGGCTACCACCTAGTCATATGTCACTTCATCGGAGCACCTGGCGACCTGCACGTTTGCGACGAGATCTTGCACAAAGAGCTCAAG aTATACCCTGAGAGCGTTTGGTTCCTGGTCTTCAAGGGTCGGCAAGAGTTGCTCCGCGGCTTGTTCCGGCCCGCCATCGAGACCTACAACCGCGCCATCGTGAGCCAGGACACCTGGTGCCAGTTCCGCCACGTCTGCTACTGGGAGATCATGTGGGTCAATGG ACTGATGATGGAGTGGCGTGAAGCTGCAGTGTACGCGCACAAGTTGATAGAAGACAGCTCTTGGTCTCGCACCATATATTCTTACACCAAAGCCGCCATGTTGCTCCAACTCGGCGAGAGACTGACGGCAGCCGAAAGACTACAGTGTCAAGAGTTGCTTAG aaacgCGTCGTACTACAAACAGCGCATCGCGGGTAAATCTCTGCCGATGGAGAAGTTCGTGATCCGCCGATGCGCCCGCTACCAAGCGCAGGGCGGCCAGCTGGTGCTGCCGGCGATCGAACTCCTGTGCCTCTGGAACATGTTCACCATACTGGCCAAAAATAAGAATGGTGCGCAGAACGTGCTCAAG CTGATAGAAAGCAGTCGCGACCGCCTGGAGGCCGGGCCTCAGGACTGGATGGCAGGCTACGATGCGGACAACCGCGCGCTGCTGCGCTACTTGCACGGCTGCTGCTTCGCCGCCTTGGAGCTGCCGAGGCTGGCGCTCGACACCTTACAGTCTGTGCTGCA GTTGAAAAATGACATAAAAGAAGACACGTTCCTGCTTCCATACACTTTGGCGGAGATGGCTATGTGTCACTATCACCTTGGAGATAAGGAGCGGGCGGCTCAAATGTTACACGATGCCAG GAAGAAGTATTCCGGCTACGCGTTGGAATCTCGTTTGCACTTTCGGTTACATTCGAAGATGCAGATCGTCAAAGGCAACGGCTTTGGAAAGGGATCGTCCAGCAAAACTGTTCACAgttga